The Perca flavescens isolate YP-PL-M2 chromosome 8, PFLA_1.0, whole genome shotgun sequence DNA window TGCCCCAGGGTCCCCAAGTGGCTGCCTGGAGCTTCTATGGCCCCTGGAGATCTGGGATCCCAGGACAGTGGCTACAGCACTGTGGAGTCTGGTAATGCGAGACTACAGGACAGTTGCCACTTTGCCCGGTTGTTGATTACCCGTACTTGGGAACCAGTACACTAGAGGCGCTATGCTCACAACAAATTCCTGATTctcaactcctcctcctcctccgtgtTCTTGACACAGTCCAACATGGCTGCGTCCATGGCGAGGACCTGCCGTTATTTATCGCGGCATGGGTCCTGTATTCTGCCTAGGCGAACAAACGTGTGTTTCACACTCAGGTCTAAATTCcactgttcttcacctgcacataACGGGCTTCTGTTTTCTCTAAATAAACGCGGTATTCTGAAGGACTCTTTCCCAGAAGACGCAGCGCAGGACCGGCTCCCTCGGTTGCTCAAGTCCGGCGCCCAGACTGTATACTGCGGCTTCGACCCTACGGCCGACAGCCTCCACGTGGGCAACTTGCTCGCTATCATCGGTCTGCTGCACTTCCGAAGCGCCGGGCACCATGTCCTCGCTGTGCTCGGAGGGGCCACGGCACAAATCGGAGACCCGAGCGGGAAAACGAGCGAGAGGGAGCGGTTGTCCGCGGACGCTGTCGAGGCGAACACACGCAGCATCCGGGAGAGCATTCACAGGATTTTCACCAACCACGAACTGCACTTTCAGGACAGTTCTAGGAAGATGGGTACCGTGACTGTACTGAACAACCTGAGCTGGTACAAGGACTGGGGCGTGGTGGGCTTTCTGTCGGAGGCGGGAAGGCACTTCAGGATGGGCACCATGCTCAGCCGCCACAGCGTGCAGTCCAGGCTGAAGGGCGCAGACGGAATGAGCCTGACAGAGTTCACCTACCAGGTGTTCCAAGCTTACGACTTCCACCACCTGAACCAAATATACGGCTGCAAGATTCAGCTCGGGGGCACCGACCAGCTGGGAAATGTGATGTCCGGTCATGAGTACATTCACAAGTAAATCCATCAAGAGTGCAACAGGTTATTGCAGCGGCAATATCTCTGTTTGTTATGGCCAGAGAGCGTTGTTCCAAACCTCGTTGAAAATGCTGTACATTTAGTATCATTGGTCCTTGGTAATTGTATACACATCAACAAATGTGACTGGTCTTGTGTAAATTCTTAGGAGTGACGCTTCAATTCTGCATACTTACCAAGCTACCAAGTAGGGCTtggcgatatggaaaaaatcaaatatcacgatatttttgaccaaatacctcgatatcaataccgcaacgatattgtagtgttgactattggtgctttcacaaaatatttacacaatgagattttttttataaataatgatcAGTATGTGGatgtaatgactaagtgggtaaaggcaaataatagaagagttacaacagtctggtaagttcagaaaagtacataactttactgtaatgcagcctttaaaaccaggaaaagatacTACTTATGCCTTATTGCGATATCCAGAATCTAAGatgatattgatattatatcatgATATTGATAGATTGCCCAGCTCAAGCAGATTACCAAGCAGTTATCGTTCTcagtaaaacacatttcaacaatttcaaatgtttagattGATTCCTGCTTTGTGCACACCTGCCAAGCGACCAATGCGACATTGTCTTAGTGACTAACACAAGTTATGAACATTTTCAGAAACTCTCTTGAATCGCATTTTATAGCGAAGTGTAGTTATCGAACTGGAGGTGATCTTCTGTTAATCAGCAAAAGCATACACAATTTATTTTCTACCACCTGAACCAAATGTAAAGCTGCAAGATTCAGCTTGGAGGCACCGACCAACTGGGCGATTTGATGTATGACTATGAgttcaataacaaaaaaatgtcctttatgactttattatatCACTATATTAATGACAATGTTTTATATCGATATACCGCAAATGTATCCACAATAAATAATCGTAGGAATGTTTAATACAGTGAACCGTGTTCTGCTATTATGCAGATCATACAACACTTTTTTTACACGTCAAACAAAATCTCCAGTATTTTCCAGTTTGAATAGCTTTAATTAAAATGTGCTTGACATCATGACTGAATGATGAAACAAATTTGATGAAATCATCCCTATTTGATTCCGCATTGAATTATTGCTCCGCTGCCTTGTGATTAAGCATGCGAAAAAGGCACTAGCAATTCATCAATGTGGACCATTCCACaggcacattttaaaatgcttaCACCAGACATGCAGCGCCTGTGGTTAATGAATCCTGATTCCTCTGCAGAGTGAGCGGTGAGGAGGTGTATGGCCTCACCATCCCGTTGGTGACCAGCTCTGTGGGGGACAAGCTGGGGAAGACGGCCGGCAATGCAGTGTGGCTCAACAGAGACAAGACGTCTCCCTTTGAACTCTACCAGTTCTTTCTCAGGCAGCCTGACGCCAGCGTGGAAGGGTAGGTGAAGATGAAGCCCCTTTGACAGGTTTTGCATATCAATGGACAGCGCAAGACCTGAAAGCATCTCACAAATGGTTGCTTTTACACGCATCACATAATAACCGGgggggtcgctggttcaagtccccatatggaCCAAAGAACACTGTTGGAATGGTAGCTGGGGAGGtcccagttcacctcctgggcactgccaaggtgctcttgagcaaggcaccgaaccccccaactgctcggggcgcctgtcCATCGACAGCTGcaggcagccccctcactctgacatctcttcaTTTGTGCATGTGTACGTACTGAgcgtatgtgtgtatttcaggcctgtgtgtaatgtttgttctatcaacagagtgaaaacattttaatttctcttgcaggattaataaagtataaattattattattattattattattattattataatctgGCTGGTTGAGGTAGAATCTAACATACAGTGAATGTAGTTATTCTGTGCACTGTAACAGGAGGCTGATGCATATTGTGTGGTCTTTTCCCAGGCACCTGAAGCTGTTCACCTTCCTGCCTCTGGCGGAGGTGGAGAGGCTGATGGAGCAGCAGAGAGCGGATCCAGGGAAACGCCTCGCACATAAACGGCTGGCCGCAGAGGTGACCAAACTGGTGCATGGGAAGGAGGGCCTCGAGAGTGCTAAAAGGTCAGAACATGCTGCATGGGTTTGTGATACATGTGATATGTAATGCTCTTTTCtacatgtacattttttttgcGGGGGGGTTTAGCAGTTCAATTCATTTTGTTGGAGAATAAATGAGTGTAACTGAGAAAAGAACTCTGAACACTGTCATAAATATTAATGAATTCAATATTATTGTTGCAGATGTACCAACGCACTGTATCACAGCAGCGTGCAGGCCTTGGAGGAAATGAGTGACGAGGAGCTTCAGGAGCTCTTCAGGGAGGCTCCCTTCCATGAGCTGCTGTTGGAGCCGGGTACCACTGTGATAGACGCCTGTCGCAGGGTCAGCGCCATCCCCGAGGGACCCAGAGGGTAGGTACTCTCGGTGGAATCCTCAGTCCAAAGGATTAACATCTGCGTTATAAAATGAACTGCTAACGTTGGCTGGAAGCTAAAGAATATGCTGTTGAAATATCTGCAGCTGTTACCAAAGCCCTgtatcttgggcggcgctaagcaccggacggagcaacggtgcctctgcaaaagaacctcgggaaggaacttgttttggtggaatgtgtacgttcaaaagttgttttagttgtgcaacagaaaactcagattggacagatagtctagctagctgtctggatttaccctgcagagatctgaggagcagttagccatagtcctcagaaatcgaccggagtttagaatgccaacacaaagaaagcagaaggtgagggacattcAGCGGATCTTCCGACGTCACCGGAACTAACCAGTAAATGAAACATCTTTTGATATAATAAAACTAGCCAATTATGTGTTACAGGGTAAAtcgtattttttattttatttttttttattttataaatcactaacTTTGTTCATCGATGGCCACCATGGAGAATGCTCTTCAAGTCCGCGTTGGTCATTAAATTCGCTCTGTTTAAAGCCTCGGACCATTTGTTTTTCAACAGTTCCGCCTGTAGAGTCTCGCGTTCGTTCAGTTGAACTTGGATACCCAACTCTCCGAGCGTAGCGGCCGCGTCTGCAAGGGTCGGGAAGGTCTTTGTTCCGGATTTCAGGTTAATTTTCAGCGTGGCAGGAAATGGCGAttgagctttgatgttcttctCTTTAAGCAATTTCATCACGTCTCTTACTTGCTTGCCTTTCTTCTGGGTGTCTGACGTGTAGTCCTGGTCAAAGAAAATCCTCTGTCCGTTATATGGCACTCCTCCGCGGTGTTTCCATGCTGGATTACCGTTTCTTTGATTCTGTAGTCCAGAAATCTAACGATAATTGATCTCGGGGGGCTCGCTGCGTCTTTCTGTTTCATAGTCAGTGAGCGGTGTGCTCTCACTACATTTAAGTTGAgctcctctggtaatgtcagtGAGGTTCGGATGAGATCATTTACGAAACTCAGCATGTCTTTGTTGGTTTTCTCGTCTTCTTTCACGCCGTATATGCGGGCGTTATTCCGTCTTGCTCTGGACTCTAGGTCTTCACATTTTGCAGACAAGCTGGCATCTCTTTGTAACAAGTAATGAAGGGCTCGCTCGTTTCTTTGCGATTTATCTTCTGCATCACTCAGCCTCTGTTCGTATTCAGTCATACGCTGTTCTAGTTTCGTCATCCTTTCATCTACTTTGGCCAGTGCGGCTTCTACTCTTGTTAAGGAGTCTTTAGGGGCTTCAGCGTGCTCCTTTCTTAGTGTCCGCAGCTCGGCTAGCACTGCTAGCATGTGCTCTTCTCCTCCCTCGTCCTTTGGATTCGGTTGTTCATCTTTTTTCGATGCTTTACCCTTCTTATCCGTATCTTTTTGATTGCAGGCCATTTCGATGGATTAATGTGAGTGTTTTTTGCAGAAAATAAGGTTTATAATTAAGGTTTGGCTAGTTTTTACAAATTCTCCTCCGGGAGCTTAAAAATCCGGCTGCTGCCACGACCATGACGTTCCAGGAAGTCCAGTGCAGCACTTTTACATGTAAATTAAGCCTATCATTGCCAGGGAaagctctctgtatttctcaggaTACCAGAGTTGTGGTGTCTGTTTTGGGGGCCAACATTCTCACGCCGGCGCATCCGAAGGATGCCAATACAACCTATTTGTactttgtactgtactgtaattaaaccatgtaaacctattctggtacaacctctaaatacaattatgaacctggaaatgagcataatatgagcactttaagtgacCGTTTTAGCAGTCAGCTGACTAGTTACTTAAGCCATGTGTTGTCTTGTGTGAGCACAGTGCACTGTATAATCTGTCAGGTGTGCGATATGCTGCAGTTTTGATAGTGTTTGGAATTGTGATCATTTACAGCCATACTTTTGTTAGATTGTAGGCTTTAGAATACAACATGTGTAAAGATGGGTGACGGTTAGGTAACTTTGCATGATCATAATGTTTTCAAAAGGTGATGTCCGGACTATTCCAGACTGGTAATGTAGAAGAAACCCTGTACTAACTGACTGTAAAAACGTTTGTGTGCAGGTATCAAATGGTTTTGGAGGGAGCCGTATGGATCAACCACAGGCGGACTGACAATCCAGAGCAGGTGCTGATCCCCAAACTCCATATCCTATCGAATGGACTTACCTTGTTCAGAGTGGGCAAAAGGAACTTTTACATCATCAAGTGGCTCAGTCTCTGAGGCTGTCTGCTCTCGCAAGGGACCAGTCTGACCAATCATCTATGATGGACTGACTGGGATGGTAGGCGACTACACCTTTGCAGGATCAGTGAGGAGATGTGGATGGACTGATATTTTGGAACGTACTCGGTTTTTGGCACAACCTTAAGTTGTGGTTGTCctataaatatgtatatgtacagaTGTGAAGTTTATCTAAAGTTATGGTATTAAAAGGTCTTTGATATAAATATTGTAGCCTGCTGACTTTGTACAGTTGTGGAGATCTTGGAAAGTGAACACTAGGGGGCAGCGTTGTCCCAGTCATAATGGTGATGCTGCAGGCACCCACAGCTGCACCACATACCCTGCTGTGACCCTGTAGGTAAATACTTGTCCACAGTAAAATTAAATTGCATCATTTCTCGCAAACAGGTAatagttctttttttaagtaaattatgtttttgttttgttttcaatttgaTGTGAACATGAGGTCAACATCTGTCCTAATgtggctgtttttttctgtctttgtggtGAAAGGTGTAAACTGTAACAAAAGAATGAAGTTTTGGATAAATTCCAAAATAAAGTAATCTTGCttgtagatttttatttttagattccATAATTTTGATACTTTCATTAGTAGAATcgtttttagttgttttatttatagttaGTTTATTACGACTGGCATTAGATTTTTCCCTACAGTACAAAGTTTTCACTGTGGTGTAAATACTCTTAATACCTTTCAGCATTTAAGGGCCTTTGCCGGtcattgtttgtttcttttttgtattttttttccgtATTTGCAGACTTCTTTATGTGGAGATGTGCGTGGCTCTCTACTCCTAGTAaatctgttctttttttctcctgggGGGCCGGTGGATATGAGGACAGGGTCTGGTGTGTGCTGACCTCGACTCACCCCTCTCTGCTTCAGAGGTGGAAAAACCATGTCATTAGGATACacattttacttttctttttttgtgccatAGTTGGATAGATTTGACATCGAGGGGGTATACCTACTTCAACAGAGGGCCCCCACCTTAAAGCTTTAGGTCTAGGTCTTTCCAGAACAGTAATTTCTTTTAAGGTGGAATGTTTAGAAGCAATTCAATGTGTTAGATTGTTAGTGTAAACTGCCTCTAcaacttgttttgtttaaatctTACTGCATATTGTTTTGGCAGCCATTTAATTTGTATGCATCCACCTACGACGACCACTGTGGTCGGAGGCGTTAGTTTTCACGTTGTCCATCTGTACCTTTCTCATGAACACAAGCTCTCAGGAACAtcttgaggaaatgttttttatctttttttatttggcaCAAACGTCCACTTGGACTTGAATAGGAACTGACTAGATTTTGGGGAGTCAAAGGTCAATGTCACTGTGACCTCAcgaaacatttttttgtcatgacacatTTCACACCAATGTCTAATAGGATAAAATGTtgaagtgatgacattttatatgcCAAAGGTCAACTTTACGGtgacatcataatgttctgcaaaaacacttttctggccATTATTCAACACCGTAACTCAGGAAGAGAAGGGGAGACTTTTGGTCGGATACTGAATTGGTGACTAATCTTGGGTGCCCACCTTGAAACTGGTGATTGTATAGATCTTTTGTGCTGTTGGGTCTTAAGATGTTTGTGAAGCATCCACATTTTAGAATTTGTAGCTTCTTTGCAGCAGCATCCATATTTGAAGCATTGTCTACTGTCATGCCTAAAACTTTGTGTTCTATCCCGTTCCTCTGGTAGTCCACCACAGGCTCATTGGTTTTACTGATATTGAGCCTCAGTCGTGCACCATGTGCATTACTTCAAAGTCTTTGatctgatttatttaattgtaacaATAATGCCTTACACGTGataaaaagacataaaatacaatcaaggataaaaacacaataaagtccaggacttatttccattgtggtcctcactACTTTACTACTTATAATTAAATGAGTCTGaacagacatggatgtaaacagcAATTTGACTGGTTGGTGGTGATTTAAAAAGAAGATGCATGAAATGTAGTTGggtcaatttaaaacaaagaATTGTAATGTCTCAAACTACCCTGAAGTTTACTTTGCTATTTGGatgtagtttttaaaattgcATTATACATGCCTACCAGCCATAATCAGTCTAATTTCATAgctgaattaaaaataaataaactaattagaacatttttacacttttcttGTTAGACTGAAATTAAAATGCAACATGTTAATTTCTAATAGGAATTTGTCACACAGTATTCAAAGTAGTGTTGTGTTAAAGCAGTTTTGAGTACATGCCAACGGTTGCTATTttaatttcaatgtttttgttggcaAAGCGGTCTTaaatttgaagaaaaacttAGATTTGGTGTTATATACAGACTGGATGTTGCAAGCCTGCTGCAACTAGCTGGTCTACCTTAAGAAAAGTGGGCGGGTTTAAGCGATTTGACCAATGAACGGCCTTCTTCGCATTTAAATAGCTCTGTGTGTCAATCgccctccccccccacacacatatacacaccccCACTCACCCACCCCTCCACCCCTCCGAGTCAAACTCCACTCTCAATCCCAAGTACATCTCTAAATCGCCATATTGGGTACTGAGAAGGTTTGTCTGCAGTTCCTCTCACTACGGGACGAATTTGACAGAGCGGCTTCAGTTCCTGGCCACTTTGTTTTGATGATCCGCGGAGACAACTTTCGGCTTCAAAACACCGCGGCCGTTACCGTTTCCAGCCCGACGTATGCATGGCATAAATCGTTTTATGCTTGTTTTGGATCTTGCTCAGCTACGAGGAGATACCCGTTGTTTTTGAGCGGTgggtttttcttttgaaaactgGACGCTGCAGGCTGTTTGAAAAAATTCTGTCTTAATTTAGGGGGAAATGTCAGATGTTCGACTATCAAACGGGAGCCCGACTTTGGAGCGGACGGACTCCCGGGTGTCGGATCACCCAAAACCGTCAGCTTGCAGAAGCCTCTTCGGCTCGGTGGATCACGAAGAGTTAAAGAGGGATTTAAAGGGACATTTGCGGGAGATGGAGGAGGCTGCCTCCGCCAAGTGGGGCTTCGACTTCGCCAATCACACGCCGCTGGCCAACGGCAGGCTCAAGTGGGAATTAGTGGATTGTAGAGACGTCCCGGATTTCTACAACAAGCAACCGCGGAGGGAGAAGAGAGTCTTCTCTGCTGGGAATAACAATGTGGATCTAAATGGGAATCATAACTGTGTTGTGGTGGCTCCGAGCGAAGACACCGACAGGTCTGACGCGCAGATGGAGTGCACGGAACAGTGCACCGGGCTGAGGAAAAGACCTGCACGTCACGGTAACGTTAATAGATTTGCAACAAAATGACCACTATTTTCACCCGACTGTAGCTATGTCTGTGTAAAGTTATCAGGTAACCAGGCTGGGTGCTTATGTCgctcaaaatatatatatttttattatctcGAAAATTGGGACCTAATGAAAATGTGCGTCttaaaaatgtgacttttttatttttatttttttttatctatttctTTCAGTAGTAGTCAGTTTGACTGACTTTTCACTTTGCTTTTGCAGAGCCCTCGGCCCAAAATAAGAGGTCACACACCAGCTCAGATGAGGTTACTTGTCCAAGCCTGGGCCACTCTACAGAACACACACCCAGAAAGACCAGTCCCAAGAGGCAAACGTGAGGGCCTGGAACGGTAAGGAACTATTTTGGCTTtgaagcaacttttttttttttatgggctTAAGCATGGTGGAACTGCAGTTGGTTGTTTATCAATGTGGAAAATGCGGACTACGTCCCCCTCTTCCAGTTGCTGTTTGCCTCGAAAGACAAATGTAAACTAGGCAATGCTAATAAGTAATAGTAGCCTACAGCTGTAGTGGGAGTAAAAGTGGTTGCCGCAGCTGCTAGACTTCACCAAAGCTTTCAGTCGTGTTTTTGCCCTCAAACCTGTTTCGATTCATGATCGATGCAAGAAGAGTTATGAATAAAACCAGGCTGCATATttacaccttttttttattacaaccGCTGCCTGCCATGGCGAGCCTGAGTTTCTGACTAAACTGTAAACAAGTGTACTGAACAACAGTGTAGTAGTAACACGTCAGCAGCCACTGCCCTCGGCGCAGGGACgggaaggggtgtgtgtgtgtgtgtgtgtgtgtgtgtgtgtgtgtgtgtgtgtgtgtgtgtgtgtgtgtgtgtgtgtgtgtgtgtgtgtgtgtgtgtgtgtgtgtgtgtgtgtgtgtgtgtgtgtggggttgcgtgtgtgtgtgtgtggggttgcgtgtgtgtgtgtgtgtgtgtgtggggttgcgtgtgtgtgtggggggttgcgtgtgtgtgtgtgtgtgtgtgtgtgtgtgtgtgtgtgtgtgtgtgtgtgtgcgggtgtgtgtgtgtgtggggggggttgtgtgtgtgtgtgtgtgtgtgtgtgtgtgtgtgttgcgtgtgtgtgtgtgtgcgcgcgctgtgtctctgtctctgcctgCGGAGTGTGTTCAGAAGAGCCGTGCAGCTCTGAAATCAAGTGCGCTTGTTTGCCACGGCGGAGGGAGAATAGGCATGAATTTCGCATTGTCGTGGCAGGATGTGAACTGTCAAGGCTGCAGTGGAGGATACCTAAACTTGTAGtttttagtttatattttaatttgtggAAACGGGTCAAGTATTTTTAGGGATGGCTAAGATTATAGTTCTCTGAAAAATATCCGattttttgtttacatgcgtgctagttgttgtttttgcctAATGATAGACAccctctaaaaaaaaatcctacaaatTTATTATTAACAGTGCAAGTGCTCATGTATGATCACACCTGCTATTTTTACACCTATCATTTTTTGCACAGAGTGATATGACTGAGCGAACAAACAATTCTTGCATCAGTCCAATAACTGTCAGTGGAAATTGcaatgc harbors:
- the yars2 gene encoding tyrosine--tRNA ligase, mitochondrial encodes the protein MAASMARTCRYLSRHGSCILPRRTNVCFTLRSKFHCSSPAHNGLLFSLNKRGILKDSFPEDAAQDRLPRLLKSGAQTVYCGFDPTADSLHVGNLLAIIGLLHFRSAGHHVLAVLGGATAQIGDPSGKTSERERLSADAVEANTRSIRESIHRIFTNHELHFQDSSRKMGTVTVLNNLSWYKDWGVVGFLSEAGRHFRMGTMLSRHSVQSRLKGADGMSLTEFTYQVFQAYDFHHLNQIYGCKIQLGGTDQLGNVMSGHEYIHKVSGEEVYGLTIPLVTSSVGDKLGKTAGNAVWLNRDKTSPFELYQFFLRQPDASVEGHLKLFTFLPLAEVERLMEQQRADPGKRLAHKRLAAEVTKLVHGKEGLESAKRCTNALYHSSVQALEEMSDEELQELFREAPFHELLLEPGTTVIDACRRVSAIPEGPRGYQMVLEGAVWINHRRTDNPEQVLIPKLHILSNGLTLFRVGKRNFYIIKWLSL
- the cdkn1bb gene encoding cyclin dependent kinase inhibitor 1Bb, with product MSDVRLSNGSPTLERTDSRVSDHPKPSACRSLFGSVDHEELKRDLKGHLREMEEAASAKWGFDFANHTPLANGRLKWELVDCRDVPDFYNKQPRREKRVFSAGNNNVDLNGNHNCVVVAPSEDTDRSDAQMECTEQCTGLRKRPARHEPSAQNKRSHTSSDEVTCPSLGHSTEHTPRKTSPKRQT